aagtattttaATCAGAATTGTGTATGAATTTTGTACATAGTATTCTTATTCTTGTATCAGAGAGTTCTACTTATCTAATtttactgaatttgataattttatttcgTGCTTGCAATTTATATGTTGTGCGACGCGTTGAGATGTTTTCACATGTAATGCGCTGTTAAAGAAAATATCTACATTACATAAAATTTACGCAAAGCTTTTGCAAACCTCTGAATTATCGCAAATCTGGATATCTTTAGACCTATTTGCCACAAACTTTACTTGGAATAATTACCGtatattatttcaatatcaGTAAGTTGCCGACTGAACCTATAGGTCTGTAGTGTTCCTCACTGTAACGCTGGAACAAGGAAGTTTGCGTAGACGGTGGCACAGACACTGGTCTTACTGTTTTATCAATGGACTAATTTAGTTGTCCCGTTTTAAGGCAGATCTCGTACTATTCATTATTCGTATCttcatataaaattaaaattacttGTATTCTTTTACCGCAATTAATAGTGTAAGCTTCGCCAACTAGCTCAGACAGATCACTTACTGTTTAGGCGTAACTTATAAACAAAGAAACCAGCGAAAAGATTGTAGTAATTTGTTCCAGACTGAGCTATTTTCAAATTAAGCTTGTAAATCGTAAAAGAGGGTGGGGTGCGGGAATGTGGGCTCATCACATCttaatttgaaaagtatttATTTTGGAAGTAtgtatttttcaacaaatttagtAAAACTCCTtaggttaatatatatacaaataccaTTCAAAATACGATTAACAACTTTAAACCCCTTAATGTTCATCACAAAGTTAaagtcattattattattattacttttgtaTGAGTTTTCCGACACTCTTATATTGTGGACATTCTAGTATCTTTTTTCGACATTCATATTATTTTGACATGCTTTAAATTATTTATGGgcatacttatattagtttcgatATGGTTATATACATTTGGACATACTCCTATCATTTTgaacatgcttatattattttggacattttgcaacaaatgaTGTGAATTCATAAGCCAACATGTTCTCTACAAatatgatatcagcaattcattcgACATTTTCATCTAATTTTTCAACAttctctcatattattttggacatgctaaTTTTATTGTTGGACATTcttatattagtttcgacatACCTATATAAACTTGGACATACTCCTATTTGGAgatgcttatattgttttggataTTTTTAATAAGTATGGCATTCCGTACTGCGACCAGTGCAAAAATAAGTTTGTCGGAACATTCTCCGACTTTTTGAAGTACGATTTCAATATGGTTACAAAATTGAGTGGCTGTCGTCATAATTGGAAGAGCCCCTTTTATTGGATTTGAAGAGTACACACATCGCGGAAGAATCTTTACATagttttctgaaatatttattgATAGAATTGATAAGCGTATatgaaaaaaactatttttgaagtaattttgtaGCAATATCCGTCAATATTGATTTCACAATTTATTCAATAAGAATACTTTGTCGGAACATTTTTAAGCTGTTATCAATTTGCCCTCGTGAGCTGATACGTGCAAGTTAAGGATTGTGGAAAATGGTCCGGTAAAGTGCCCAAAAATATACTCATAAGTCTACTTAAATGGAAACGTATAACTTCTTGTTCTTTGAGGGTGAAGATACGACCCGCCTAAATGTGAAtctttcagaaatttctctgcCGTTTTAAGTAAAAATACTTCAATAAGAAACAATAAACATGTTTATGAGTCATATCAAAGCAATATTAATGTTAACAGTCCTGTTGGCATTGACATGATAATACGTTGGGTCAGTTCATCTTGCTCTTAATTGTTAACATTTGTTCAGCGTGaattaatattgtttccatttaTTAAGGGATAAACCACAGTCGGTTTTACATATTGCATTTTCTTTTCGTTGTAGTATTTGGCAACCATAAGTGAACACAAAGTtataatattttagaaaatattcTAGTTACATATGATATGCTCTAATTGTAGGAAAGAGCGGAAGGGGTGATGTCAATGAAATATGCGGGTATTAGAGACTTTGCTATAATCTTTCCACTACTTCAGCCTTTCTTTAGTTGATGTTTTCTGAAAGAAATCTTCTTTCCATTGACTAAGACTCAAGGTTTACTCTTATTCTACCTACTAAGAAATTGCTTGAATTTATACATGAATCAAAACTTGCAGTTCAGAAATTACAATGTTTCAAGACGATACCAGAAATTCGGAGACGaaaatgtgttttatatataaacgCCAGTTCTTTGAGTAATCTACAAGACTCCACTGTATGGTGCTTAATATAATGTAGTTGAGTCGTAATACAAAGGCCACTGTCATCCCGTTTCCCGTAATACGAGGGAGTAGAGTCGGAATTTGTAAGTCTCAATGGGTTTCATTGCCTTATATCTCTCATATTGGTTATATGTTAAAGACAGTAGTTAAGCTTTAAATATATGCTGAACTGGAAGGTGATTAGTGGTGATGATCAGGTGTTTATCGCACTTAACCAGCAATTCGGAGAGGAAGGATTCTACATTAAGGACAATCAAGGAGATTACAAAATGAGTAAAAGCTACATCATATTCTTACATTAAAATGAGTGGGGAAAAAGAAAGCTATGTAGACTTATGACAAAGTTAGTGAGACTGGTTTAGTTTAaacctttgaaaaataactcATTTAAGGAGTCGCCCGGAACCATGCTTATATGATCAACTTGTTGTGAATGTAAACTCTTCTAAAGTAATCGAACGCTAATACATGACATTATGGAGCCACTGTAAGGAAAGTGATTCGAGAATAAGGATTGAACATATAAGGATGGTTCGGTTGGTTGTGTTCTTTCTATATACAACAATGGAATCCACTGGAATAACTGATCATAAGACCTACTAACTAAATAGCTCAGAAAGCTTTTCGAAACGTATATGATGTCGTCCCTATGTTGCCACTTGCTTCTATACAACATAATGGcaacatttgaagaaaacagATTACTAACTAGTCAGCATACTGGTGCCATGATTTCATAtacttttattgtattttatttgatatcattttcaGTGCCATTATTAAAGATAGCATTTTAACAAAaacattcttttttatttctatatttagCATATGTTAGTATATCGCTAACAGTTTCCTATCCTTTATATTCTGAAGACCCTGACTAACTATTTTGATCATTGAACAGAAcgaattttcattgttgttgtcgTTATCCCGCAATCAGATCCGTGAAGATTCATCCAGAAAATACCGCGGTAATCGTTGTACGAGTAGTCACCGTTAAGATTGGAGTAGCCACATGAATAGAAAGTTGTCTCATAGACcgggtttttgtttttgcagcaTCTGTAATCGTTAATACCGCTACAGCCATCGCAATCATAGCATTTATAATGTGGACGATAATTGCGGTAATAACAAGAGtaaaaagaagaacaataataataataagtacagTAATAGTAGCAGCCACAGTTAGAGTACTCGTAGTCGCCTGTAGCTACGCGGTTGCTAAATGAGTAGCAGTTGCTGGTAGAGCCCGTATTACTATCGTCAGgataccaccagccacctcgGTGTTTTTCTGCGCAATCGAAGGTACTCGACCCATCATTGTCTTGATCGTGCGTACTAAATCGATATCCTGAATTTGCTGCCATTGCGTTATTACctggaaggaaataaacaaATACTTAATGAAGTTATATTTTAATCAAGTCTTGTTATTTGCATACTGGACGTTATTAAACTACCGGGGTTAGTTTGCTGTAATTGTCGGTTGGTAGTGCGTTTCTTGTTGTGTTAGTTCATGTTTGGATTtgactttaatttaatttttttatatagaaGTTCTTGAGCTTTCCCAAATAGGTGTCAATTTCCAGTGGAGAGCTTTCAATTTTGACGATTTTCTTTGGGAACCTTAGTTTTTTAATCATTCaaaagtaaataatatatatttgatataaatagtAAACGTTATGGTACTTTTCAATTTTGTGACGAATATTATTTAGTAAAGCATTTAAAAGGTAATTGTGTCATGAGTAGAAATGTAAACAGCAAATTCTTTGTAGTACTCAATTTCTGACAAATGAAATGTGTAGTTTTGCTTTTTAAACTACTAGGTTttcaaataagaagaaaaacatgtaAAGTGTTGGAATTTCTCATCTTTGTCACCATCATCTTTGTGGAACGTCTTATCTTGCATCTGACGTTTTTACATCCTTTtgatcattaaaaaataataagatacctacatttattattatacatttatacatataagAAATAAGGCAGGTAGTGCCATTTGGAAATGTAAAACATACAATTTTCTTGACTGATCTCTCACAAAAACGTCcgaattatttgatattttctattACCATTGTAATATGATAGGCCTCTTGATAATTCCATGAACAAATATTCAATGGTCTAATGAAACttaatttgtttctcttttgaaCACGGTAAAgccatatttcatgatatttctAGGTTCCCAGGCTAGTGATTTTGCCTTTCTTTTCTAAGATTGACAAAGTCTATATGAAAGTGCAAGGTCTAGTACATACCTAAGTATCTACACTATATTTGTAACATGACCTGAGTATATGTACGAGTGTAATTCCTATAGTGTGATTACAACTACAGGTAGTTATGTTAgaataatattatgtaataactAAAAGTCTGCGTATGATTGACATTTAGCACAATACATACCAGCATTTCCATTGTAGCCATCCAATGACAGTTGGTATTTGTCTCTCTCGTTACTGATACTGAAAGATGAATAACGGGTGTGGTATGTTGATCCTTCcgtgtttgtcttttctattagGAGTTGGTAGTTTTTTTGATTtgtcaatttgtatattttatcgttgccaatCCAATGATTTCCTGTGAGACTTCCAAACCCGTTTTTGTACTCATTCCAGTTTCGATAAAAGCTGACGGATCTACTTGTACGTCGTTGCAAAATCTGTAAAGAGAATCACTTAGTTTATATATGAAAAGTAAGTAATGTATGAAATATCACATTGTACTACAATAAGCAAGATAAATtaattggtgaaggtcaataatCCGATTTGTTTTAAACTGAAAGGAAGATGGATCatttattaaataattgaatGATTTACTTCAAATGTTAGTCAACGAAGTCCTGTCATATAAGAAAACACAGGTTTAACATGGGAAAGCTATTGATTGTCAATGGCTAAACTTACTGTCCATCCCCCACTAGAAAATTCACAAAAAACTTCAAACCCGGAGCTTCCAGCGGGataaatggtatattttccGTTATTTCTTCTACCCGCTGTGTGAAGTTCAGAACAATCTCTCGGTCCACTGCGGGTACATGTAGCACCATCACCTTCAAACCATTCGTTACAGTAACATCTACGGATATCATTCCACTCCTCGCAGGTTGCGTCTGCACTACAACTGTACCTCTCACTTGTTAGTACGTTACTGTTGCAAGTAATCCGTAAGGAACAGTCAGAATTTATGAATGATTCACCATCCTGGAACGATAAATGTTAAACGACATATTCCAaatatagtaaaatatatgttaatttgttacatttttaacGACTTTTGATGACACACTGGATTACAACTAATATACGGTCATAAGCGTTTTAAAGATATTAGGTAACGTTCATCGTTCTGAATGTATCATAATTGCGTTGCCATATCTATGTATTTTCGCTAGGTCTAAATGAATTACAGGCAAAGAATTTAAGATACCCTAAAAGATTCGTACTGACCCTTACTACACTTCCTTtggcagcaacgaagcagttgtgggtgcacgtcactccgtcaccttggtagttttgattgcagtaacatttacggacaccgttcctctcatcacaggttgcatgatcactacactggtatcTCGCGTCTATAATCTTgctgttcctacaagttgatcttcgtgtacatcttgaattgacgtaaaacttcctaatttaagatattcagcagAAACAAATAAATCTGTAAATGTATTCTGTAATGTATTGCGATAATCGACAAGTTTAACAGTCAGAATTAATGTAAGTTACATGCTCCTGGAAATGATAAATGTTAAACAATATATTCCAGTGaaagtaaaatgataatttgGTACACCGCTTGATGACGATGTTTGAGTAAAACTGAATTTCTACTATTAAATGGTCGTGTGcgttttatatattttaggtAAAGTTCTTTATTCAGGGTGTAGTTGCTTTGGATGCCTTATTTTGCTAGGTCTCAATTAGAGGACTTTTGCAAGAACATGTAAAACCGAAATAGGGGGACAatcaatatcatcaataataatgaCAATTAATAACAGATATAATAAAGAGTAAGGTCAATCAATTGAAATCCAAGATTTTAAGTTACAGTGTactttttatgttatatattaagagTTGTGAACGGCATCATAAAAACTTACTGCTAATACGACGCCTTCCCCTTGGACGAAACAGCCACATTGCTCCATAGGTATGCAGCTATCTCCAAAAATCATGTGGTTTTCTGGACAAAGACATCTCTCTGGTTCCGCTGGATCCGGTATGACACAATTATTCGGATTCTCACAAGTTCTTTCACAtgtattatcataattatcCTTGTTGGACGAGCACCAGGCAATGGGTAAATCTGGTAAAATTGAAACCGCCACAATTTAATCCTAGCTTGAAGTGTTAACTCACTTTTATTACATTACGTTATTATCGAATCATCGGAACATTTGCTGATTGTTAACATAGGATCAAATGTTAGCCgcattttttattgtttagaCTCTGTTACGACATTACGTTATTAGCGAATCATGTTACCATCGTAATGCTCTGGCCGCTCGGAACCTTTGTTGATTGTTAACATAGGATTAAATGTAAGCCGGAT
This window of the Apostichopus japonicus isolate 1M-3 chromosome 9, ASM3797524v1, whole genome shotgun sequence genome carries:
- the LOC139973802 gene encoding uncharacterized protein, coding for MPKFYVNSRCTRRSTCRNSKIIDARYQCSDHATCDERNGVRKCYCNQNYQGDGVTCTHNCFVAAKGSVVRDGESFINSDCSLRITCNSNVLTSERYSCSADATCEEWNDIRRCYCNEWFEGDGATCTRSGPRDCSELHTAGRRNNGKYTIYPAGSSGFEVFCEFSSGGWTILQRRTSRSVSFYRNWNEYKNGFGSLTGNHWIGNDKIYKLTNQKNYQLLIEKTNTEGSTYHTRYSSFSISNERDKYQLSLDGYNGNAGNNAMAANSGYRFSTHDQDNDGSSTFDCAEKHRGGWWYPDDSNTGSTSNCYSFSNRVATGDYEYSNCGCYYYCTYYYYCSSFYSCYYRNYRPHYKCYDCDGCSGINDYRCCKNKNPVYETTFYSCGYSNLNGDYSYNDYRGIFWMNLHGSDCGITTTTMKIRSVQ